The sequence GGCGCGTAAGTTTTATACTTACGCAGAAAAGGGTATTGGGGCGCTGAGTCGGGATGCGCGTTGGCCCGTCTGGGCGGCTACGATGCTGTATCAGGGGATTTTAGATGTCATTGAGCATAATAATTATGATGTATTTACGCAACGGGCTTATGTGTCTAAGGGGCGGAAGTTGCTTTATTTACCAGTAGCGTGGTTGCGGGCGCAGGCGCTTTAATTGTCATTTGTCGTTTGTTATGAAACATTACTGGTAGGGGCGCACCGACGTGCATTGGTGTCAACTTAAGCTCAACCCCTTACCCCCAGCCCCTCTCCCACGCCGGGGCTATGCATTACCCACATCTTTCTTAAACATTGTGCGATCGCGTTTTCAAGCCGTTAGTTAAAATGGAACTTAATAGCTAGGAGTGAAGTAACTGCCAGGTAGCAGCGATATCTTGTAGTCTCTGCCAACCGCGCCAAATAGTTTTGACTCCAGGTTCACCATCATGTTTACGCCCTAAGAAACCGCCGAGTTGAGCAATCCAACCAACGGCTTGCCGGAGAGAAGGAGGTTGTTGTGGAGGTATAGGTTGAGAGTGAATAGTACAATAGAGAGCTTGCCACTCATGGGTCTGTAAAACAGTATCGCAAGGTGTATCAGGACTAGAGCGAGCTTGATAAGTGAGCCACAATAAGCGCCAAGCAACAATGGAATAAGTAGCCAAAGCACACTCAATACGCTCTCGTGTTTCCAATTGTAGTTGTTCGAGGTGACAACCGCTTTTAAGAACGTAGTGATAGCGTTCAATCAGCCAGCGAAAAGAGTACCATCGTATACATTGGACAGCTTCATCAAAACTATTGACAGGTAGGGTGGTTAACAATAACCAGCAAATGGGTGTGGTATCCTTGGGTGGATGAGATTCAGTAGCTAATACCACTTGAAGAGTAACTGGAGACAGTTTAGCTCTTTGGAGATGATGGCGAGGTGGTTGTATCTCTAGGGTAGCAAAGCGAACGGTTAGGGTAGCTTGCCTCTGGGGTCGCTGACCGTTACGAGGTACAGTAATGGTGACCAATCCCGCAACTGGCGCTTGCTCAATGCTGGCGTGCAAATACTTGGCTTGATGGTCAACACGACGATTATGAGTACCTCGGATCAATAGATGCGATCGCCTTTGACGAGTCATGGCAAATAAATCGTAAATATCCGCTTCGCGATCGGCAATCGTCACCACCTCTATGTCTTCAGGTAAGGCTAACTCGGTCGCAACGGAAGCACTTAGCCAGCATTGACTTTCTTTGTCGGCAGTCTGCCTTTGACGACGAGTATGTCGCTTGCCTACCTCTTGTGGATTACGTGCCCACACTTGTTGGTGTAGTACTCCTAAGGGTACGCCCAAGGTACTCACCGCCAACACCGAATGAACTTTTAATCCCGTCACCATTGGCTTGCTACTAATCGGACCCATACCCTTCTTGCTCGGATGGTGAGTGAAGTTGAGATCCGTTGTGTCTTGTATTGCCAAGACAACACTATGCTCTTGTGACCGTTCCACAGTACTGATTTGATGAGACAAACGGATGTCATCGGGTTTGATGCGTGGTGATTTCCACAAGTTGTAGGTAGCTTTGGTTGCTGCCCAATTTCCACAAGCCGTTGGAATGCTTTCATTCGGCTGTGCGGCTAAGTCTTCGACAATTTTAACCAGGCGTTTATTTCGCCGAGCATCACCTAAGTTAGCGTACCGCAATTCTTGGGCTGCCCATCGAAGTTCTTTCATTTCTTTATTTTC comes from Coleofasciculus chthonoplastes PCC 7420 and encodes:
- a CDS encoding IS4 family transposase, with protein sequence MKELRWAAQELRYANLGDARRNKRLVKIVEDLAAQPNESIPTACGNWAATKATYNLWKSPRIKPDDIRLSHQISTVERSQEHSVVLAIQDTTDLNFTHHPSKKGMGPISSKPMVTGLKVHSVLAVSTLGVPLGVLHQQVWARNPQEVGKRHTRRQRQTADKESQCWLSASVATELALPEDIEVVTIADREADIYDLFAMTRQRRSHLLIRGTHNRRVDHQAKYLHASIEQAPVAGLVTITVPRNGQRPQRQATLTVRFATLEIQPPRHHLQRAKLSPVTLQVVLATESHPPKDTTPICWLLLTTLPVNSFDEAVQCIRWYSFRWLIERYHYVLKSGCHLEQLQLETRERIECALATYSIVAWRLLWLTYQARSSPDTPCDTVLQTHEWQALYCTIHSQPIPPQQPPSLRQAVGWIAQLGGFLGRKHDGEPGVKTIWRGWQRLQDIAATWQLLHS